One stretch of Methylopila sp. 73B DNA includes these proteins:
- a CDS encoding protein-disulfide reductase DsbD domain-containing protein, with protein MIARSLLAALSVAALGSPASAEPTSPWARDGASALRLVDAGRGPAGERLAAVAITLEGGWKTYWRQPGDSGVPPRFDFSGSRNLASATVVFPVPERASDESGITNVYHHEVTLPVAVTPKDPAEPVELALVADYGVCDQVCVPVRSEVSLSLAADGGFPGPAAAAARRALAHAPKLKALGAPDGPLAIASIIREGNGFEIGVRAGAPGALLFAETGEGAFVPSPKALPPRADGVARFHVALPDGAPPAALRLTLSVGGQAIETLAPIDAVAAKP; from the coding sequence ATGATCGCACGCTCGCTGCTCGCCGCCCTGTCCGTCGCCGCGCTCGGCTCGCCCGCGTCGGCGGAGCCCACGTCGCCATGGGCGCGGGACGGCGCGTCGGCGCTGCGGCTGGTCGACGCCGGCCGCGGGCCAGCGGGCGAGCGCCTCGCCGCCGTCGCGATCACGCTCGAGGGCGGCTGGAAGACCTACTGGCGCCAGCCCGGCGACAGCGGCGTGCCGCCGCGCTTCGACTTTTCCGGCTCGCGCAACCTCGCGTCCGCGACCGTCGTCTTCCCCGTTCCGGAGCGCGCCAGCGACGAGAGCGGGATCACCAACGTCTACCACCACGAGGTGACGCTGCCGGTCGCCGTCACCCCGAAGGATCCGGCCGAGCCGGTGGAGCTCGCGCTGGTGGCGGACTACGGCGTCTGCGACCAGGTCTGCGTGCCGGTGCGCTCGGAAGTCTCGCTCAGCCTCGCCGCCGACGGCGGTTTCCCCGGTCCCGCCGCGGCGGCGGCGCGCCGGGCGCTCGCCCATGCGCCGAAGCTCAAAGCGCTCGGCGCGCCGGACGGGCCGCTGGCGATCGCGTCGATCATCCGCGAGGGGAACGGCTTCGAGATCGGCGTCCGCGCGGGGGCGCCGGGCGCGCTGCTGTTCGCCGAGACGGGGGAGGGCGCCTTCGTGCCCTCGCCGAAGGCGCTGCCGCCGCGGGCGGACGGCGTCGCGCGCTTCCACGTGGCGCTCCCGGACGGCGCGCCGCCCGCGGCGCTGCGCCTGACGCTCTCGGTCGGGGGACAGGCGATCGAGACGCTGGCGCCTATCGACGCCGTCGCGGCGAAGCCCTAA
- a CDS encoding homoserine kinase encodes MAVYTEVPDEDLAALLKAYDIGEAVSFKGIAEGVENTNYLLVTTKARFILTLYEKRVSRDDLPFFLGLLEHLAARGVTCPQPVAARDGALLSELCGRPAALVTFLDGVSVRRPTPRQCAELGRALADLHEAAKDFQLKRPNALSVEGWRRLAESARGRSDAVAPGLDALIEAELAALGPTFEDLALPSGVIHADLFPNNVFFLGDRLSGLIDFYFACDDAFAYDVAICLNAWCFEPTGEFNVTKGRALLDAYNAARPLSEAEIAALPALARGAALRFMLTRLVDWLDTPPGALVKKLDPLEYLKKLRFHQQAAGLGDYGWRA; translated from the coding sequence ATGGCCGTCTACACCGAAGTCCCCGACGAGGACCTCGCCGCCTTACTCAAGGCCTACGACATCGGCGAGGCCGTCTCGTTTAAGGGCATCGCGGAGGGGGTCGAAAACACCAACTACCTGCTGGTGACCACCAAGGCGCGGTTCATCCTCACGCTCTACGAGAAGCGGGTGAGCCGGGACGACCTGCCGTTCTTCCTCGGCCTGCTGGAGCATCTCGCCGCCCGCGGCGTCACCTGCCCGCAGCCGGTGGCGGCCCGCGACGGCGCGCTGCTGTCGGAGCTGTGCGGCCGCCCCGCGGCCCTCGTCACCTTCCTCGACGGCGTCTCGGTGCGGCGGCCGACGCCGCGACAGTGCGCTGAGCTGGGCCGCGCGCTCGCCGATCTGCATGAGGCTGCCAAGGACTTCCAACTCAAGCGCCCCAACGCGTTGTCGGTCGAGGGCTGGCGGCGCCTCGCGGAGAGCGCCCGCGGGCGCAGCGACGCGGTCGCGCCGGGGCTCGACGCGCTGATCGAGGCGGAGCTTGCGGCGCTCGGCCCCACCTTCGAGGACCTCGCTCTCCCCTCCGGCGTCATCCACGCCGACCTGTTCCCGAACAACGTGTTCTTCCTGGGCGACCGGCTGTCGGGGCTGATCGACTTCTACTTCGCCTGCGACGACGCCTTCGCCTACGACGTCGCGATCTGCCTCAACGCCTGGTGCTTCGAGCCGACCGGCGAGTTCAACGTCACCAAGGGCCGCGCGCTGCTCGACGCCTATAATGCGGCGCGGCCGCTGTCGGAGGCGGAGATCGCGGCGCTGCCGGCGCTCGCGCGCGGCGCCGCGCTGCGCTTCATGCTGACGCGCCTCGTGGACTGGCTCGACACGCCGCCGGGGGCGCTGGTCAAGAAGCTCGACCCGCTCGAATACCTGAAGAAGCTGCGGTTCCACCAGCAGGCGGCGGGCCTCGGCGACTACGGGTGGCGGGCATGA
- the kdpA gene encoding potassium-transporting ATPase subunit KdpA — protein MTINGWMQIAVFCAIVLALVRPLGGFLFRLYAGERTFLYPALAPVERGFYRLAGVRPDAEQRWASYALAMLAFHVAGFLAVYGVLRLQGVLPLNPQGFAGVTPDLALNTAISFVTNTDWQSYGGEATLSYGSQMWALTVQNFLSAATGMALAVALIRGFARRSAKGIGNFWVDLTRSVLYVLLPACIVFALIYVALGVPQTLQPYLTAKTLEGAEQTIALGPVASQLAIKMLGTNGGGFFNANSAHPFENPSALSNLIQMVSIFAIGAALTNVFGRMVGDERQGWAILGAMGTLFLAGVGLVYWAEAGANPIHAAIGLDPSAGNMEGKEVRFGIALSALFAVLTTAASCGAVNAMHDSFSAIGGLIPMVNMQLGEVIVGGVGAGLYGILLFAVVAVFVAGLMVGRTPEYVGKKIEGREVKLTMLALLCSPAATLLALAVALVVPVGLAGLQESGPHGFSEALYATTSAAANNGSAFAGLTANSPFWNVTLAIGMMIGRFALIVPMLAVAGSLAAKSKVPPSAGTFPTHGPLFVGLLVGVVLIVGGLTYFPALTLGPVADAFATAAGDTR, from the coding sequence ATGACCATCAATGGCTGGATGCAGATCGCAGTGTTCTGCGCGATCGTCCTTGCGCTCGTCCGCCCGCTTGGCGGCTTTCTCTTCCGCCTCTACGCCGGCGAGCGCACCTTCCTTTACCCCGCTCTCGCGCCGGTCGAGCGTGGCTTCTACAGGCTTGCGGGCGTCAGGCCCGACGCTGAGCAACGCTGGGCGAGCTATGCGCTCGCCATGCTGGCGTTCCACGTCGCAGGCTTCCTTGCGGTCTATGGCGTTCTGCGCCTTCAGGGCGTTTTGCCGCTCAATCCGCAGGGCTTTGCGGGCGTGACGCCGGACCTCGCCCTCAACACAGCGATCTCCTTCGTCACCAACACGGACTGGCAGTCCTATGGCGGCGAAGCTACGCTGTCCTACGGCTCGCAAATGTGGGCGCTGACGGTCCAGAACTTCCTATCGGCCGCGACCGGCATGGCGCTTGCGGTCGCCCTGATACGCGGCTTTGCGCGGCGCTCGGCGAAGGGGATCGGCAATTTCTGGGTGGACCTGACCCGATCGGTCCTCTACGTGCTGCTGCCCGCGTGCATCGTATTCGCGCTGATCTACGTCGCCCTCGGAGTGCCGCAGACGCTCCAACCCTATCTCACCGCGAAGACGCTCGAAGGGGCGGAGCAGACCATCGCGCTAGGGCCGGTCGCGAGCCAGCTCGCGATCAAGATGCTCGGCACCAATGGCGGTGGCTTCTTCAACGCCAATTCGGCGCACCCGTTCGAGAACCCGTCGGCGCTTTCCAACCTCATCCAGATGGTCTCGATCTTCGCGATCGGCGCGGCGCTCACCAATGTATTCGGCCGCATGGTCGGCGACGAGCGGCAGGGATGGGCGATCCTCGGCGCGATGGGGACCCTGTTCCTCGCGGGCGTCGGGCTGGTCTACTGGGCGGAGGCCGGCGCCAACCCGATCCACGCCGCAATCGGCCTCGATCCCTCGGCCGGCAATATGGAAGGCAAAGAGGTCCGCTTCGGGATCGCCCTGTCGGCGCTGTTCGCGGTGCTCACCACCGCGGCCTCGTGCGGCGCCGTCAACGCGATGCACGACTCCTTCTCGGCGATTGGCGGCCTCATCCCGATGGTCAACATGCAGCTCGGCGAGGTGATCGTCGGCGGCGTGGGGGCCGGGCTCTACGGCATCCTGCTGTTCGCGGTCGTCGCCGTCTTCGTGGCCGGGCTGATGGTCGGGCGCACGCCGGAATATGTCGGCAAGAAGATCGAAGGCCGCGAGGTGAAGCTCACCATGCTGGCGCTGCTGTGCTCGCCCGCGGCGACGCTGCTCGCGCTCGCCGTCGCCCTCGTCGTTCCCGTCGGCCTCGCCGGCCTGCAGGAAAGCGGGCCGCACGGCTTTTCCGAAGCGCTCTACGCGACGACCTCGGCTGCGGCGAACAACGGGTCGGCCTTCGCCGGCCTGACCGCGAACAGCCCGTTCTGGAACGTGACGCTCGCAATCGGGATGATGATCGGCCGGTTCGCGCTGATCGTCCCGATGCTGGCGGTGGCGGGATCGCTTGCGGCCAAGAGCAAGGTCCCGCCCTCCGCCGGCACCTTTCCGACGCATGGACCGCTGTTCGTCGGGCTGCTGGTCGGCGTCGTCCTCATCGTGGGCGGCCTCACCTACTTCCCGGCGCTCACTCTCGGCCCGGTCGCCGACGCCTTTGCGACCGCCGCCGGCGATACGCGGTAA
- the ispH gene encoding 4-hydroxy-3-methylbut-2-enyl diphosphate reductase: MSDKPPLRILLCAPRGFCAGVVRAIDVVEAALVRFGPPVYVRHEIVHNRYVVDALKRKGAVFIEELDEAPDGDRPVVFSAHGVAKSVPAAAKARNLIAIDATCPLVTKVHREAEIHHKRGRLVLLIGHAGHPEVIGTMGQLPEGAVLLVETVADVAALVLPADAAELAYVTQTTLSIDDTADVVAALKARFPLIHGPHKEDICYATTNRQEAVKRVAPECDGLVVVGAPNSSNSQRLREVAERAGCRVARLVQRATDIDWDEFSGLSTLGVTAGASAPEILVEEIIDAFAERYAVTVETVSTADESVFFPLPRELRAPAAE, encoded by the coding sequence ATGAGCGACAAGCCGCCCCTCCGCATTCTGCTGTGCGCCCCGCGGGGCTTCTGCGCCGGCGTGGTGCGCGCGATCGACGTGGTCGAGGCCGCCCTCGTGCGCTTCGGGCCGCCGGTCTACGTCCGCCACGAGATCGTGCACAACCGCTACGTGGTCGACGCGCTGAAGCGCAAAGGCGCGGTCTTCATCGAGGAGCTGGACGAGGCGCCCGACGGCGACCGGCCGGTGGTGTTTTCGGCCCATGGCGTCGCGAAGTCGGTGCCCGCCGCGGCGAAGGCCCGCAACCTGATCGCGATCGACGCCACCTGTCCGCTGGTCACCAAGGTGCACCGCGAGGCGGAGATCCACCACAAGCGCGGGCGGCTGGTGCTGCTCATCGGCCACGCCGGCCATCCGGAGGTGATCGGCACCATGGGCCAGCTGCCCGAGGGCGCGGTGCTGCTGGTCGAGACCGTCGCCGACGTCGCGGCCCTCGTGCTGCCCGCGGATGCAGCGGAGCTCGCCTACGTCACCCAGACGACGCTGTCGATCGACGACACCGCCGACGTGGTGGCGGCGCTGAAGGCCCGCTTCCCGCTGATCCACGGCCCCCACAAGGAAGACATCTGCTACGCGACGACCAACCGCCAGGAGGCGGTCAAGCGCGTCGCGCCGGAGTGCGACGGCCTCGTCGTGGTCGGCGCGCCGAACTCGTCGAACTCGCAGCGCCTGCGGGAGGTGGCCGAGCGCGCCGGCTGCCGCGTGGCTCGGCTGGTTCAGCGCGCGACCGATATCGACTGGGACGAGTTCTCGGGTCTCAGCACGCTCGGGGTCACCGCCGGCGCCTCGGCGCCGGAGATCCTGGTCGAGGAGATCATCGACGCCTTCGCGGAGCGCTACGCCGTGACGGTTGAGACCGTGTCGACGGCGGACGAGAGCGTGTTCTTCCCGCTGCCGCGGGAGTTGCGCGCGCCGGCGGCGGAGTAA
- the kdpB gene encoding potassium-transporting ATPase subunit KdpB, whose amino-acid sequence MSAQPRSLLDPALIVPALGSALRKLDPRQLIRNPVMFAVEVVALVAVVLFARDLAVRSPSAGFSGQLAFWLWATVYFATFSEAIAEGRGKAQADALRRTRSDTMAKRLVGQGGDYEEIAAPALKVGDLVLVEPGDLIPGDGEVLEGVATVDESAITGESAPVIRESGGDRSAVTGGTKVLSDSITVRITAASGSSFLDRMIALVEGAERAKTPNEIALTILLAGLSLIFVLAVATIPSFAAYSGGVVPIVVLVALFVTLIPTTIGGLLSAIGIAGMNRLVRFNVLAMSGRAVEAAGDVDVLLLDKTGTITLGNRQAAEFLPLPGVRASELADAAQLASLSDETPEGRSIVVLAKAAHGLRGREMGPLEATFIPFSAQTRMSGVDIGATKIRKGAADAVIKHVKAHGGQIPDELGAIVERVAREGGTPLVVSTHAKALGVVHLKDIVKGGIRERFSELRAMGIRTVMITGDNPMTAAAIAAEAGVDDFLAEATPEAKLALIRREQEGGKLVAMCGDGTNDAPALAQADVGVAMQTGTVAAREAGNMVDLDSDPTKLIEIVGIGKQLLMTRGALTTFSVANDVAKYFAIIPAMFVALYPPLGALNVMGLASPQSAILSAIIFNALIIVALVPLALKGVSYTPSSAAALLRRNLLVYGLGGLSAPFIGIKLVDLAITSVGLA is encoded by the coding sequence ATGTCAGCACAACCTCGCTCCCTGCTCGATCCCGCACTGATCGTTCCGGCGCTGGGCTCCGCCCTGCGAAAGCTCGATCCCCGCCAGCTCATCCGCAATCCCGTGATGTTCGCGGTTGAGGTCGTGGCGCTTGTCGCCGTCGTTCTCTTCGCGCGCGACCTTGCGGTCCGCTCGCCCTCCGCCGGTTTCTCCGGCCAGCTCGCCTTCTGGCTCTGGGCGACGGTCTATTTCGCTACCTTTTCCGAAGCGATCGCGGAGGGGCGCGGCAAGGCCCAGGCCGACGCTCTTCGCCGCACCCGCTCGGACACGATGGCGAAACGCCTTGTCGGCCAGGGCGGAGATTACGAGGAGATCGCGGCGCCCGCGCTGAAGGTCGGCGACCTCGTCCTCGTCGAGCCCGGCGACCTGATCCCGGGCGACGGCGAGGTCCTCGAAGGCGTCGCGACCGTCGATGAGAGCGCGATCACGGGCGAAAGCGCGCCGGTGATCCGCGAGAGCGGCGGCGATCGCTCGGCCGTCACCGGCGGCACGAAGGTGCTGTCGGACAGCATCACGGTCCGGATTACGGCCGCGAGCGGTTCGAGTTTCCTCGACCGCATGATCGCGCTGGTGGAAGGCGCCGAGCGCGCCAAGACGCCGAACGAGATCGCGCTCACCATCCTGCTCGCGGGCCTCTCGCTGATCTTCGTGCTTGCGGTCGCGACCATCCCATCCTTCGCGGCCTATTCCGGAGGCGTGGTCCCGATCGTCGTGCTGGTCGCGCTGTTCGTGACGCTGATCCCGACGACGATCGGCGGGCTTCTGTCGGCGATCGGCATCGCCGGCATGAACCGGCTCGTTCGTTTCAACGTGCTAGCCATGTCGGGCCGTGCGGTCGAGGCCGCGGGCGACGTCGACGTGCTGCTGCTCGACAAGACCGGCACGATCACGCTCGGCAACCGGCAGGCGGCGGAGTTTCTGCCCCTGCCAGGCGTTCGCGCAAGCGAGCTCGCCGACGCCGCTCAGCTCGCGAGCCTCTCCGACGAGACGCCGGAGGGCCGCTCGATCGTCGTCCTCGCCAAGGCGGCGCACGGCCTGCGCGGCCGCGAGATGGGGCCGCTCGAGGCGACCTTCATCCCGTTTTCGGCGCAGACCCGCATGAGCGGCGTCGACATCGGCGCGACGAAGATCCGCAAGGGCGCCGCCGACGCCGTCATAAAGCATGTGAAGGCCCATGGCGGTCAGATCCCGGACGAGCTCGGCGCCATCGTCGAACGCGTGGCGCGCGAGGGCGGCACGCCGCTCGTCGTGTCGACCCACGCGAAGGCTCTCGGCGTCGTCCACCTCAAGGACATCGTTAAAGGCGGCATCCGCGAGCGCTTCAGCGAGCTTCGCGCGATGGGCATCCGCACGGTGATGATCACCGGCGACAACCCCATGACCGCGGCCGCCATCGCCGCGGAGGCGGGCGTCGACGATTTCCTCGCGGAAGCGACGCCGGAGGCGAAGCTCGCGCTCATCCGGAGGGAGCAGGAGGGCGGCAAGCTCGTCGCGATGTGCGGCGACGGCACCAACGACGCCCCGGCGCTCGCGCAGGCCGACGTCGGCGTCGCCATGCAGACCGGCACGGTCGCGGCGCGCGAGGCCGGCAACATGGTCGACCTCGACAGCGACCCGACCAAGCTCATCGAGATCGTGGGCATCGGCAAGCAGCTGCTGATGACGCGCGGCGCGCTGACGACCTTCTCGGTCGCGAACGACGTCGCGAAGTATTTCGCAATCATCCCGGCGATGTTCGTCGCGCTCTACCCGCCGCTTGGCGCGCTCAACGTCATGGGGCTCGCGAGCCCCCAGAGCGCGATCCTTTCCGCGATCATCTTCAACGCGCTGATCATCGTCGCGCTGGTGCCGCTCGCGCTGAAGGGCGTCTCCTACACGCCGTCGAGCGCCGCGGCGCTGCTGCGCCGCAACCTCCTCGTCTACGGCCTCGGCGGCCTCAGCGCGCCCTTTATCGGGATCAAGCTCGTCGATCTCGCGATCACCTCCGTCGGCCTAGCGTGA
- a CDS encoding peroxiredoxin codes for MAIEVGARLPNTTFRTMGPEGPATVMADELFAGKKAVLFAVPGAFTPTCHKNHLPGYLNNLDALKDKGVDVIAVTSVNDVFVMNAWAEATGGKGKIEFLSDGSADFAKALGLELDASAGGLGVRSKRYAMILDDMTVSFLAVEDSPGKADLSAADKVLAAL; via the coding sequence ATGGCCATCGAGGTCGGCGCGCGCCTGCCCAACACCACCTTCCGCACCATGGGCCCCGAGGGTCCGGCGACGGTGATGGCGGACGAACTGTTCGCGGGCAAGAAGGCGGTGCTGTTCGCCGTGCCGGGGGCCTTCACGCCCACCTGCCACAAGAACCACCTGCCGGGCTATCTCAACAACCTCGATGCGCTGAAGGACAAGGGCGTCGACGTGATCGCGGTGACGTCGGTCAACGACGTCTTCGTCATGAACGCCTGGGCCGAGGCCACCGGCGGCAAGGGCAAGATCGAGTTCCTGTCGGACGGCAGCGCCGATTTCGCGAAGGCGCTCGGCCTCGAGCTCGACGCCTCGGCCGGCGGCCTCGGCGTGCGCTCCAAGCGCTACGCCATGATCCTCGACGACATGACCGTCAGCTTCCTGGCGGTCGAGGACAGCCCCGGCAAGGCCGACCTCTCCGCCGCCGACAAGGTGCTCGCCGCGCTCTGA
- the rnhA gene encoding ribonuclease HI: protein MSPVSHRPRTKSPTPLARPAEPEKPVAPGAVEIFTDGACSGNPGPGGWGAILRKGGVEKELKGGEAPTTNNRMELMAAISALEALTRPCEVVLHTDSQYLRDGVTKWVFGWKKNGWKTADKKPVKNQDLWERLDAAIRIHQIDWRWVKGHAGHPENERADELAREGMKPFQTKRG from the coding sequence ATGAGCCCGGTGTCGCACAGGCCGCGGACGAAGAGCCCTACGCCGCTCGCGAGGCCCGCGGAGCCGGAGAAGCCGGTCGCGCCCGGCGCCGTCGAGATCTTCACGGACGGCGCCTGTTCCGGAAACCCCGGCCCCGGCGGCTGGGGCGCGATCCTGCGCAAAGGCGGCGTCGAGAAGGAGCTGAAGGGCGGCGAGGCTCCCACCACCAACAACCGCATGGAGCTGATGGCCGCCATCTCGGCGCTGGAGGCGCTGACCCGCCCCTGCGAGGTGGTCCTGCACACCGACAGCCAGTACCTGCGCGACGGCGTCACCAAGTGGGTGTTCGGCTGGAAGAAGAACGGCTGGAAGACCGCGGACAAGAAGCCGGTGAAGAACCAGGACCTGTGGGAGCGCCTCGACGCCGCGATCCGGATCCACCAGATCGACTGGCGCTGGGTGAAGGGCCACGCCGGCCATCCGGAGAACGAGCGCGCCGACGAGCTGGCGCGTGAGGGCATGAAGCCGTTCCAGACGAAGCGCGGCTAG
- a CDS encoding YqgE/AlgH family protein encodes MPELLRKRLADRTSRSGYLDGQVLVAMPTMTDDRFARTVIYVCAHSSEGAMGIVVNKLAPHISFPDLLVQLDVISEGEEIRLPERAGAIQVLRGGPVESGRGFVLHSADFMIEDSTLSIDDGICLTATLDILKAIAKGAGPKSALLALGYAGWAPGQLETEIQANGWLNVPADRGLVFDGAVETKYERALAKIGIDLGKLSPEAGHA; translated from the coding sequence ATGCCGGAGCTTCTGCGCAAACGCCTCGCCGACCGCACCTCCCGATCGGGTTATCTCGACGGTCAGGTGCTGGTCGCCATGCCGACCATGACGGACGACCGCTTCGCCCGCACGGTGATCTACGTCTGCGCCCATTCTTCCGAGGGCGCGATGGGCATCGTCGTCAACAAGCTCGCCCCGCACATCAGCTTTCCCGACCTGCTGGTGCAGCTCGACGTGATCTCGGAGGGCGAGGAGATCCGCCTGCCGGAACGCGCCGGCGCGATCCAGGTGCTGCGCGGCGGCCCGGTCGAATCCGGCCGCGGCTTCGTGCTGCACTCCGCCGACTTCATGATCGAAGACTCGACGCTCTCGATCGACGACGGCATCTGCCTGACGGCGACGCTCGACATCCTCAAGGCGATCGCCAAGGGCGCCGGACCCAAGAGCGCCCTGCTCGCGCTGGGCTACGCCGGCTGGGCGCCGGGGCAGCTCGAGACCGAGATCCAGGCCAACGGCTGGCTCAACGTGCCCGCCGACCGCGGCCTGGTGTTCGACGGCGCGGTCGAGACGAAATACGAGCGCGCGCTGGCGAAGATCGGCATCGACCTCGGCAAGCTCTCCCCCGAAGCTGGCCACGCCTGA
- the kdpC gene encoding potassium-transporting ATPase subunit KdpC, whose amino-acid sequence MLRHLRPALTLLALLTLVTGVVYPLGITSVAQLAMPARASGSMIEQDGRVVGSSLIGQSFASPRYFHGRPSAAGQNSYDAASSSGSNLGPTSKALADRIKGDVAKAKAENAIDGPVPADLVTASGSGLDPDISPAAAYAQVGRVARERGVPEDDVRRLIEASVQGRLFGLIGEPRTNVLALNIALDALKRP is encoded by the coding sequence ATGCTCCGCCATCTCCGCCCCGCGCTGACGCTGCTCGCCCTCCTCACTCTCGTGACGGGCGTCGTCTATCCGCTCGGGATCACATCGGTCGCGCAACTCGCCATGCCTGCCAGGGCCTCCGGTTCGATGATCGAGCAGGACGGCCGCGTCGTCGGCTCAAGCCTCATCGGCCAGTCCTTCGCCAGCCCGCGTTATTTCCACGGCCGCCCCTCGGCCGCGGGCCAAAACAGCTATGACGCGGCGTCCTCCTCCGGCTCCAATCTCGGGCCGACCTCGAAGGCGCTCGCCGACCGCATCAAGGGCGACGTCGCCAAGGCGAAGGCCGAAAACGCAATCGACGGACCGGTTCCGGCCGATCTCGTCACTGCGTCGGGTTCCGGACTCGATCCAGACATCTCGCCGGCCGCGGCCTACGCGCAGGTGGGCCGCGTCGCGCGCGAGCGCGGAGTGCCCGAAGACGACGTCCGACGCCTGATCGAAGCAAGCGTCCAGGGGCGGCTGTTCGGCCTTATCGGCGAGCCGAGGACGAACGTGCTCGCGTTGAACATAGCGCTCGATGCGCTGAAGAGACCGTGA